DNA from Ignisphaera sp.:
CCAAGCAGTATACCCCATGTCTAAGGGTATTATGCGACCCAGCTATCCCAATTCAAGAAAATCACCCCTATAGCTCTAACACCCATAAAATCGACATCAGTTTTATTTCTATAGCCTCTGTATCGAAGCTCCGGGGTATCTGCTAATAGAGGAAATACTTTGTTCGTCATCTTAGCGATGCATAAACCAAAACCTTCATCCCTGTGTAACTCTGCGCTTGTTATTACCATTGAAGATGCATACCCATTTTGCACCTTAACAGCTGTAGTTTTGGTGATAACAACTATTTCCGTAAAAGTACTGAAGATGATGATCATTGAATATCTGGTAATCGTTTGAGTTAAAGCTACAGTGTTGCTCGATACATGTACCAATGGAAATACCGCTAACCCTATAACCAAAATCATTGCAATAAATAGTACTATAGCAAGCAAGATCATATTCACCTTTTATCACGACCAAACCACTAAAATAAGCTTCCCAAAAATATATCTACAAAGGTTGGATCCCTGAAACCATTTATCCCATGTTGTTCCTCTAGATCTATATAGATTTTTTATCTTTTGCTCTAAAGCTATATTAGCGAAGATATGTAATAGGCGGTATCTTTGAAATCAATAGAATACTTGGTTGATATGCTCGGCGATTTTATTTACGAACCTAAGCTCATATTAATTGCTGGGTACCCTGGTGCTGGTAAAACAACTTTTTGCCTTTTCGATATGTTTGTACACTATGGAGAATAACGCTAGGTGTCTCTACGTATCTTTCCAGGAAGATAAAGAGAGGTTATTTAAACAACTCGAAGGTGTTGGTATAGATTTTAGGGTTTACGACGAAAAGAAACTACTTCTATTCGTTAAGATACTTGTAGTAGCATCAAGCAACGAAATTCAGCTAATATTGAATAACCTATCCAAGCTTGTTTTAGAGTACAATCCACGGGTAGTGGTTATAGACTCTGTAACTCCTTTGCTTGAAGCTATAGAGAACAACATAGCTGCACGGGGTTACCTACAGAATTTCTTCTGTGAGTTACAGAAAACCATCAATGGAGCTGTTGTTCTAGTATCCGAAATACCTTTGGGAGAGGAATACGTTAATAAGGCTGAATAGAATTTGCTGCTGATGCAGTTCTTATACTAAAGCATAGGGTTGGGAGAGGCTTAATTGATAGAATAATGGAAGTTAGGAAGATTGGGGAAAACCATTAACGGTATCAGAGATATACTTCTCGATAATAAGTGGTAAAGGTGTAGTAATTCGAAACCTTGAAACCTATTGCTCCCCGGTATTAAGTAGGAGGATGCCTGTTTTTAGGGATAAAGACGTGTACATAGTTGAAGGAGAGTTTCTGCCAATGACCATGTATTTTGAATGTCCTTCGAAAACATCTCCTTGGCCTCCAACAGTTTTCTCCCTACTGATACACATGGTGAACAAAACCCAGCGTTCTCTTCATCGATTACAGTATCTATCCAACAAGTTTAACCGTAGGTTTGATGGAGATGCTGAAACCTATAGAGCTGATAAAGATATGAGATATTTTAAAAGGGTTGCTTTTAGAACAATTAATCCATCAACTTATAGCCCAACTGAACTCACATCATACTTAGTATCCCTAGTTGATGACATTAAACCAACAGCTCTCTACATACACAATGTCGCGGTTTCCTGGTCGACGGCTGCAGAGGATCCTAAGGGGTACATAAGAATGCTCAGTAACCTAGTTTACGAACTAAGAGGAAAAGGTGTAGATGTCTTTAGGATAGGTAGCTTCATAGATCCTTTGCTCAGCAATATAAACAAAGCTATATCTAGCCACGTTATAACCATCAAGTGCGCTGATACCGTATGTAGCAACTATATTGTAGCTATAGAAAAATTCTATACATTATCCGGGATTACGCTCAGTTTTAAGCGATTTAAAGAAAATAACGAAAAACTTATACAATTAGTTAAAGAACGAAAGCAAATAGGCAATACGTAACTTTATTTCCTGCCAATGCTGACGCTTAGGTAAGAGATTAATGTTTTGTCTTATAGAGAACATATAAATTTTGTGATCAGGTTAAATTAAATAGGAATTAAGATGAACGTAGCGGAAGGAGCTGAAGCTAGAAGATTGTTAGATAAAGCGGTAGAAGTGTATAATAGGTATAGAGCTCCAGAGGCAATAGCATCTATAGTAGGTATAGAAGGTGATTATAATATCATGAGGTTTTCAGGGCATTTTTGTGTTACATGTGGTGTTATCGACTGGATAGAAGACTATGTCTATATTCTTAGAGATATGGGGGTAAAAGCAGAGATAACCAAACTTGATTACTTTGCCGAGGATAATTTTGTGCTTGTAAAGCTAAGAATTAAATCAATCTATGCATAGAATCGGCGAATCGAATCTGAAGTGCAGCAGAGCTTTAATAAAATTCCTCTAGGTGGATAAACGCTTTATCTTTGGAGGTTAAACTATATAGGAAAGTCTATGGAAGGTATACTCAGTATACTCAGGTTAACCTACAATAGCATAAGTTTTATTAAGTATAATAAAGGTATACCTACAATCGGATGAGCAAATATGATAAAACTCAGAGTAGTAAAGGTAGTAGCTGCCCCCTATAAAGAACATGTTCAGTAGAATGGCGAAAAACAATCGGTGGAAATATTGATGGAAAAGATAAGGGATCTATAGAGGTAGCTAACATCGAAAACCTAAGGTTAAGAATATGCTATGCGTAGCAGTAATACCAGAATTATGTTGCTACGAAGTATATGAAGACGGTTACATAAAACAAGTTGCATAAACTACAAATTTTTAGGTTAGCAAATCACTTTGCTGAAGTTGTTGAAGAGAAATTCGAAAATCTATATCCATGCTGAGCCGAGATAGCATTAGCTAATATAGTTCTTCACAATTGACAGTCTTTATAGTTATGGGGTAAAACAATTAGTTCGTTGATTTTGGTTTCATCGGATTTTCCTTCATCAACATAAAGGTGGGATGTTAAGCTTCGGAAACTTAATGGGATTTACCTATTCTGCTTATTGTCCTAGCAACTAATTTTATATAAGCATTGATAATTTTTCGAGGGATTTCTTTATAGAAGTCTTTTTTATCCCCCCCCCCAATTTGTATTGTGTATCCGGGATGTCAAATGGCCACAGCCAGATATGGTAGTACTACTAGGTGGGTTTACCCTATACTGTGCTTTTTCATAACATTCTTAGGGGGTACTATCTACTCTTACAGCATTATTGGCTATGAATTGCAGAAGCAGTGGGGGGTTTCAGCAACCGAAGCTGGTATACCTTATTTTGCTTATCTATGCGCTTATGGTTATTTAATGTTATTAGGCGGAGTTCTTGAAAAAAGATTTAGATCGGAGAAAGTTCCTCTGTTTTTAGGAGCACTTTTCTTTGGATTAGGGTTGATAGGCGCAAGTTTTATTGACAAGAATGTGTCTTTGTTTTCAGCGCTATTCTTTGTTGCGGGGGTAGGAGTTGCTTTAATGGATAGCATGACTCTTCCTATAGCAGCTTCGTGGGTACCTGATAAACCTGGTTTAGCTATTGGTATAGCTAGGGCAGGTTTTGGAATAGCATCGCTTGTTGCAGCTCCGCTATTTGAGTATCTGTTTAGAGTCTACGGTTTCAGTACTGGTATAAGAATTGTTGGAATAGCATTTCTGGTAGCAGCCCTTACTTTAGCATATCTAACAAAGATGAACCCTGCTAGCAGGGAAATTCAAAAACAAGAAAATCTAGGAGAATCTCTACGTGTTGTTCTATCTAGGGGGTGTTTTTGGATAATATGGGTGTTGTACTTTGCAGGGCTTTTTACACCGTTAGCGTATGTAGGTTACGTGAAGCAAATAGGTGTAGAATTGGCTTCAATTGACCCACAGGTTATGGGATATACTATAGCTATTTTCTCTGTATTCAATGGGGTGGGTAGAGTACTCTATGGTAAGGTAATAGATTTGAAGGGATTCCTATTTGCAGCAAGCATAAACTACGCTTCAGCAATACTTGCACTCACAGCTTTATGGTTGTACCCATCTCAAGTTGTATTCCTATTAGCTTCACCAATAATATACTTAAGCTTAGGGGGATGGCTGGTTATAGCACCAACAGAGGCAAGAAGAATAACTTCGCAGGAGAGGTTCTCACTAAGCTGGCCGTTGCTAATGACAGGCTATGCTACAGCAGTATTCGTAGGAACTCTAGCTACCGGTATTATCAGGGATGTTGTGGGTGGGTTTCAAGCAGTATTCCCGGTGTTTATAGCGATTACGGTTGTTATAGGGTTAATACCTACGTACACCATATATAGAAGGGCGTGCTCGATGAATCGACGCATGGGAAGCTTCAATGGGTAAATATGGGTTTACCGCTAAATAAGGGTTGCTTTTAACTATCAAAACCTATACATAGCGATGGCGTATCCAGGTTTTGAACATGGAAATGAATAAATTAATTCGATGTTAATTGCGTGCTACTCGTATTTACCACACTTTATGACAGCATCTACCGCCGCCTTGATGTTCTCTATTCTTGCTTCGTAGGGTATAGGTGCTCCTGTGCCCATGAACATAAATACCCTGGGTTCCTTAACATCGTTTAAAAGTTTGCATACCTTCTCGTAAACCTTCTCCTTAGTTCCGTGGATATATAGTGCCGGCGATATTCCGCCACCTATAGGAATGTGATCTCCTAGAATCTTTCTAACTTTTTCTAAGATCTGCTCTTTCAAACTAAGCAAATATGCTGCTCTTGGGTAGCTCGAGTAGGTAGTGAGTGAATCTCGTGAAATCGCCTTCGAAAACACTGATGGGATAGCGTTTCTATATCCATCATAACCTTGTTGAAATCGGCCATATCATATCCTAATTTTATTAGCGATGCATATGCTTCCGCCGAATTTGGTTTTGATAGCGCTTCGAACATTCTCGGAACTATAACCTCAGACATAAACCCTATAGAGTCTTCGGCAAGTATCTTATACTCTTCAACCTCCATAAACTTACCGCCGATGTACTGAGGATGTAAATCTGGATGTAGCTCTAAACCTGGCCATCTAGAAACCTTATCCCTTTAACATTAGCGCGAAAGGAGTTCGATACACTTTTGTAAATTCTTTCCAGACTACAAAAGGTAGTACGGGCATTCCAAGCATTAAACTAAATATCTCTTAGCCTGTAGTATTTTTACTTTGATCTTCCCCTTTCAACAAGCAACTCTTTTAGATTAGTCAATAATTAAATGCTTTTATAGTATATCTTTAAGCAACTTCGATGCATTATTATCTAAGGGTATTACAATCAGCATGTTCTGGATTCATAGAAAGTTTCTCTACAATTCTCACTAAACTGTCTACAACAAACCAACTGGTTCACCTCCTGAGATCCCCTGGCGATTCTCCATAATAATTATTTACCCCTTTCACAAAAAGATGTTATGGGATTGATTGTGCCAAAGTTCACTAAATTAATAAGCCTTGTCGGACTAATCATGGGAGTGACTGGGTTACTGGGTTCAGTATACCTATTTATGAAGCAGGCTGTCCTAGTATCTATGTCAAGAGATGTATTAGGCGGGTTAATTGATGATCCTGGCGACAGAGAGCTCCTAAATCAATGGCTTAACATATTAGCTGACTCATGGCGTACCCCAATAATAGGTTTTGCCGTCTATAGCCTGATACTAGTAACTCTATCACTGCTTTTATATATTACCAATAAATCTAAATGTAACTAAATGATAGTTAATCACAGTCTATGAAATACCATTTATCACAAACTCTTATTGATTTACGAAAAAGTGTAGAACAAAGTCACAAAACTAATATGGGTCTTGGTACCTTATTGCTTAGTGAAATATAAATTAATAGACATCCTAGCCATTGAAGCTGATAACTTGTATTCGGATTCCAGCTGTAATACCACATTTATTGTTGATTCGTTTCCTTAAAGGCTATAATTATCTTTGCTAAGTGGTGCTAGAGGTTACCAAGTTGGCGTGATAGTTCGATTATTTGCCTTCTTTCTAGCAATAGTAAGAGTGATACTGCTGCTAAAATAGGCTTGTTAGGTATGATCTTGTACTATGCTCCATGTACATCTTCTATATTACATTGCAGAAGTTATATTGAGTTGCTATAACTAAATAGATTGGGTTTGACAACTTTTATACTCAACAATAAGATTTGTTACCCCAAGTTCTACGTACCTTGTACCAAAAAACTAGTGCTTGAACATCGTATCTTTACACATTTACTGGACATAAGGCATGTACATGTAGCAGTCTACTTTTCAGCTAGGTGTTTAACCTTCTAGCTTCTAAGCCGATCCTTTTTATGACGAACTATAAAAATACTGTGAAGGACTTTTCTATCCAATCGTGTGTTAAGATCTCTTCCTCAACATCATTTAAGCCTTGAGTATCTGAACCTAATATACCCTTAGAAAATGTTTTGAGATCCGTTGGAGTATCTTATCGTGATGTTGTATCGGGTTTTTTCTTAAAAGAGGTTAGGTTAAATCTGTATCTAATCATGTTTAACATAATTCTCTCTTTATTAATATGAGATTATTGCGTTTGATTATCTCTAAGCTATTTTCAGTACGTATCCACCTGATTTTTCTATGTGTCGCTTGGCCTCCTCTGGTCCTAAAATATGTATCTCGAATGGGTGGTAGTATGGCAAGTTCAGTATCTCCTCTATGAAGGCTTTTAGCTTGGCTATCTCTATAGGTTTTTTCGGAGCGTATTCAGACACTATCAGTATATCTACATCGCTTCCACCAACATTATCGCCTCTAGCCACACTTCCAATGACATAGACCTCCGCATCTGGGATAACCTCCTTGACTACCCTAGCTATTCTAGAGGCCCATAACCTCCACTCGCTTACCAGTTTAGCACGTTTTGCTGAGGTATCCATAAATATGTTCATTGCCTGCCACCCAGAATCTTTTTGAGTAGAGATAGCACCTCCTCGACAAGCCTTATCATATCCTCTGCATCCTCCTTCTCATACTCTCTAATATAGTATCTAGACATCAGATATGCGTCTTCGAGAGCCAAGAGCCTGGCCCTATTTGCTACAACAAAATCTTCTAGTTCTCGAGATTTTAGAACCCTGTTTAGCTCGCCCAATAGATGTCTAATACTATGGGTTCTAGGATAATCGCCCACAAGCTCCAGCAATAAAGCCTTTAGATAGAGTTGTAGGGATTGCTCGGATAAAAAACATACTAGATCATAGAAACCTCTATCCAGAGCGTGCCTAGCCTCCTCTAGAAACATTGATGATCTCTTCTTAAGAATCTCCACCTCCAGTCTATGCATAGACTTGACCCACAAACCGCCTGTATATATAGGTAGCACTATAAGCGATGTTGATAAGTTTTCTCCTCTCAGTTTTTTAGCTGTGTAGGGCAACTTATTTTTGTGCTGTGTGATGTGGAACAGGGTTAGTGCTAGGCTTTGTATTGTTTGCAAGGGGCACAAGCTTTTGTGTGGATTGTCTAGGTGTCCTCTTCTGTCTGCTTATTCTAAGAGGGTTTCTATTGCAAAGAAGTTGGAAAGCAATATGTTGGGCGGATCCACCCCGCCGACTGCTGTTGTGGGGGAGTTTGGCTATCCGCATGTCACGGTGTATGTTGGTGTTCCACCAGATGTCTATGGGGATGAGGCCAAGTTTTATGATGACCCCCAGTCGTGGCATCTTAGGCTTGGTCTAGAGGATATTGTTGAGCTTAGAAGCGGTCTGGCTATGCTCACTTTGCCAAGGGTTTTGGTAACAGATGTTAACAGGCTTTACGATAGTGAGATAGGGCTTGCTGTAGTGTCTTCGAGGCCTGTTGATGCCGAGGCTAGGGTTAGGAAGAGGCTTAGCCCTGTTGTCAGCTTCGACTATCTCCTCCCTCCAATGGGTCCAAAGCTACAGGTGGAGACTATAAACATTGTTGGCTCTGCCAAAATGCCTAGGAAGCTAGAGGAGATTATATTCGACGATGCTAAGGCTTCAGAGGCTATCGCAGAGCTCTACAGGTCTGGGGTAGAGTTCTACACAATTGTTAGAGCACTGTCAATAGGGTTTCTAGGCAGGAAATCGTCTAGAAAGTTGGTGCCAACAAGATGGGCTATAACAGCTGTCGACACAGCTATAGGCAATATGCTGCTTGAGCGTATAAGAAGCTGCCAAACGGTGTCCGAGACCATGGTGTTTTACTCAGAGTATCTATACAACAAATACATAGTTGTTCTATCGCCAGGACCATACAAAGCACAGTGGATAGAGGTCTGGCATCCAAAAGCCGTCTACAACCCGAGCAACGCAATAGACTATCTAGAGATTAGAGAGGTTGTCCCAGGCAAGTTCACAGACATGGACGGGGGATACATAGCAGCCAGAACAAGCGTTCTAGAATATCTCCATAAAATTGGCAGACAGGCTAGAGTATCTATCCTAAGAGAGATACTACCACAATATATATACCCCGTTGGAAACTGGCAAATAAGACAAACAGTTGCACACGCCTTGAACAAAGGACCAATACTCACAAGCCCCTCAGAACAAGAGCTAAAAGAATTCATAGTAAAGAAGACCTCCATACCGCAGCCAATCATAGAAAAAGCCATAGAATTCATATACGAAAAGAAGACAAAGACCCTCGATACATGGTTCAAACACTAGGCAACAATTGCCGATGGCTGTCCTCGGCGACTCCAAGAGTTTTAATGCCTACTCAATTATATATCTCCAATACCTTTCTAACTGCTTCTCTGTGAAGAGGTGTTTGCCAAGCTACATATCTGCCAATGCCAAGCTCAAGATCCTTCTCAGGCGGTGGAGTGTCCACCCAAAACCATGGATCTCTCTTAGACAGCAGGTATACTATTAAATTCCTCTCAATAAGTTCATCAACAAGCTCTTGGGGGGTATCTGGCTCCCACAAAACATCGGGATCCTCAACCGCTTTTTCAAGTAACCTCTTCCATTTAGCCACAAAACTAGGGGTTATGTTTTTTCCCTCAACAATTTTCTCAACAACCTTATCGATAATCCAATTGGCTTTGTATAACTGCTCTAGATATCTTGGGTTTCCTCCTGTCATTCTCCAAATATATTCGAAGTCCGGTTTTGGATCTGGCAACAGGTTATAGAGCTGTTCAAAGCCGTCCCTCCCCATATTCCACATTGGTTTCAGATCTGCCCAGTCGTGTTTGCCTATCTCCCTTCTTGAAATGCCCTCGCTAGTAGCAACAACTGACACAATTCTCTCATATTCTCTAGGAGGGTGTTCAAGCAAACCGAGAAGCCCTTTTACATATGTGGCCGATTTACTTATCCCTATATCCTGAAAAATATCATCTACTAGGATAGCCATTCTCTTTGACCCATGCTCGACAGCTCTTCTGGCAAAGTCTATTACGCTCCAAGCAATATTTGCAACCATATGCTGTCTGCTAAGCTCCTCAACTAATCTCAGAAAATCCCTCTTTAGATCATGGAGCCCAAGCTCAACAAGAACATCTCTCTCAACAGGGTTAAAGTATATGACATCAAAGCCCATATCCTTTAAAAGCTCTGCTGATTGTCTAAGCCAAGCAGTTTTACCACAACCCTCGGGACCAAAAACAACTTGAACAGGGTAAGTACCCCTTTCAGCCCACTCAAAAACTCTTTTCAAAGCCGACTCCCTATCAACAAAATCGATTGTCAAGCCGGCAAAGGGAAGCTTAATCCTCCTCATGACTGCAAAACCGCTTTGCACTACTCCTATACTCCATAACTTTAAATACTACACAAATTTATAAAGTATTTCTATGGGTGCCAAGAGCCTCAAGCTCGCAGCTTCTAAGAGTAGCTCAACCTCTTCAAGAAGTTCTTTGAATAAATCAAAAGCCTTCTCACAATGCTTTGTATGTTATAGCTTATTAGCAAATAATAATCATTTAATATGTCCTACATGAACTGTGCTACTAATTTGTAGAATGGCTGGTTGTAGGCCAAGAAGTTCGAATGATTTTAGGACGTGTTCTATACATTGTGTTTCACTGCAAACGCATTTCAGTAAATGTGAAGGGGTCTTCTTATCTGTTGAACCAAAGCGTGGAACTGCAACCTGCCAGCATCCTATGTCAATGAGTGTTTCCGCGAATATTCTTTCCACATCATCCAATGTATTGGCATAGATCGTCAGAAGGGGTACTACCTCCTGCTTCGTTGTTAGGTAGTCTATGTGCCACCAGAGCCTCTTTTTATCTCTTCTAAGATGGTGCTCCAGCCTTGCTCTAATGCCTCCAGAGCCTCTGGCAGAGCCGACATATCCGTAGAGACCAGAGTCTATGCAAGGTCTGTTGAGAGACTTTATATCTAGGCAGATGCGCTTTGAGACATTGATAACTAGGATGTAGATTCCAGGAGCACTCAGATCGCTCACTATCCTCACACCAAAGATTTTGGCAATGTTGAAGCTATATTAGCAGAGAAAATGTTTTATACATATTAGATGATGAGTGACTTCAAATCGGATAGGTGAAGAGCTCCATCCCTTACTGAAAAACTTTTATACTCTGAAAACAATAATTATGGTTGCCCCGGTTGCCCGTGCAAAGCCCCCGATGTCCCGGGGATGTGATGCGCACGGAGCGGGTCACCCCCGGCATTCTACCCACAAAACTACTGCTCTAGCTCATGCCACTGTTTTGCATATTCTGATAGCATCTCTTTTTCCAATTCCAAGAACGTTCTTCGCAGATCCTTTGTTCACCGCCAGTTCGGCTAGATGAAAACTGTTTTTATATAGCACAATCTCACCCTCTTTAACTACGGAAAACACTTTCTCTACCCTAGCCTCAAATCTCCTATTACCTATGAAAATCGATACTGTGTCCCCCAAGCTTAGGCCAAGAGCCTTAGACAAGTCGTCGAAGAACGCTGACAGCATTACATTGCCAAACTTGTCTATGTATATCGCCTCCAATTCCAGGCATCTCTCATCTATTTTCTTCATTTTCATTGCTATTCCAGGTTCTTTTAAGCTATCAACTGGTTGTGGAGAGCCAAAAGAATTTGGAGGTGTGCCGCATGCTAACCATGAGGCAACGGGTGTGAATATGTCTCTTCCGTGGAATGAACTTGAAACAGGTTTTCTGAAATACAAATCGTTTTCAAGAGCAAAGACAGCCTCTATACCATCATCTCTAGCCGCTAGAACTAAAACGCCGTTGTCTGGGCCAATAAAGTAGTAGTTTCTGGTTACTATGAGTAGAGGTCTTCTGGGGCTACCAACACCCGGATCTACAACAACGACAAATATCGTTCCAGCTGGGTAATACTTGTACGCCATAAAGAGGGTTAGAGCGGCATGGTCTATGTCAAAGCTCGGAATAGAGTGTGTTATATCAACAACTCTTACATGGGGGCAAATATCTAGGGCAACGCCCTTCATAGCAGCTACATATGGATCCTCATATCCGAAGTCTGTCATCAAGACTATTACTCCACATGGCCTCCTCAATTTTATGCACCAACAAAGAGCTCTCTTTCAAGCCCCTCTATAAGCGCTGCTATAAACAATATTGCCATGGATACGGCTACTAGGAAGAGGTAGTACTTAACCCTCTCCTTATCAATATTTCTCTTGAACATGTATATCATTAGCTTTGACGAGGCTACAAACGTTATTGAATAGGATAGAAACTCGATGTATGTATGAGGAGAAATAAGGAGTATTGCAAGGGCTGTAGCAAGAGCTGTAAAGAGATCTACACCACCAATGCCCACAGTGGTTAGTTGCATCTCCACAGCTATTCTAAGAGCCCATGCAGTTGATAGCAACATCATAGGATATACAATAATGTTTAGAATAGGTATAGCAAGCATGACATTAACTTGTGCATTGTTACTAAATATAGCTAATGTGATTTCCCCCAAGCTACTAGCACTGGCTATGCCCTCCATCCTCTTTATCTCATCCCTTAGCACATCTACAAGCTGTGGAGGAACATCTATGAAGAGGACAGCTATAGAGAAGAAGATTATTGTGGTCACCAAAACCGCTCCAATTATAGGCAAGTCATTTGCAAAATGACTTAAAATACCCATGTCACACACTCATTGACTGTTAAAAGCATTCAAAAGGTTTATATGCTATCATGGCTTGCACATACAAAGAAAAGATGAGGATATTCAAGGACTTTTGCCTTAAAAACCTTGATAAGATTGGTATCGGCGAAAAGGCATTTTACTATATATGGAGATATATAGTGATAGAACTTGACAAACTAATACAGATATGCAAAATCGAAGATGATATAGCTGATAATTGTGGTAGAGAAAATTTGGCGAAGTTGCGCAAGGCAGGTAACAAACTCTTGTATGCTCAATATTCCTCTGTAAGCAATGAGGAGGTCATCGAAATTCTCCAAATTATTTGTAGATGTGTTGAAGAGTC
Protein-coding regions in this window:
- a CDS encoding ATP-binding protein, encoding MRRIKLPFAGLTIDFVDRESALKRVFEWAERGTYPVQVVFGPEGCGKTAWLRQSAELLKDMGFDVIYFNPVERDVLVELGLHDLKRDFLRLVEELSRQHMVANIAWSVIDFARRAVEHGSKRMAILVDDIFQDIGISKSATYVKGLLGLLEHPPREYERIVSVVATSEGISRREIGKHDWADLKPMWNMGRDGFEQLYNLLPDPKPDFEYIWRMTGGNPRYLEQLYKANWIIDKVVEKIVEGKNITPSFVAKWKRLLEKAVEDPDVLWEPDTPQELVDELIERNLIVYLLSKRDPWFWVDTPPPEKDLELGIGRYVAWQTPLHREAVRKVLEIYN
- a CDS encoding stage II sporulation protein M, with amino-acid sequence MGILSHFANDLPIIGAVLVTTIIFFSIAVLFIDVPPQLVDVLRDEIKRMEGIASASSLGEITLAIFSNNAQVNVMLAIPILNIIVYPMMLLSTAWALRIAVEMQLTTVGIGGVDLFTALATALAILLISPHTYIEFLSYSITFVASSKLMIYMFKRNIDKERVKYYLFLVAVSMAILFIAALIEGLERELFVGA
- a CDS encoding HEPN domain-containing protein, with the protein product MQTIQSLALTLFHITQHKNKLPYTAKKLRGENLSTSLIVLPIYTGGLWVKSMHRLEVEILKKRSSMFLEEARHALDRGFYDLVCFLSEQSLQLYLKALLLELVGDYPRTHSIRHLLGELNRVLKSRELEDFVVANRARLLALEDAYLMSRYYIREYEKEDAEDMIRLVEEVLSLLKKILGGRQ
- a CDS encoding GIY-YIG nuclease family protein; the protein is MSDLSAPGIYILVINVSKRICLDIKSLNRPCIDSGLYGYVGSARGSGGIRARLEHHLRRDKKRLWWHIDYLTTKQEVVPLLTIYANTLDDVERIFAETLIDIGCWQVAVPRFGSTDKKTPSHLLKCVCSETQCIEHVLKSFELLGLQPAILQISSTVHVGHIK
- a CDS encoding ATPase domain-containing protein, which produces MENNARCLYVSFQEDKERLFKQLEGVGIDFRVYDEKKLLLFVKILVVASSNEIQLILNNLSKLVLEYNPRVVVIDSVTPLLEAIENNIAARGYLQNFFCELQKTINGAVVLVSEIPLGEEYVNKAE
- a CDS encoding MFS transporter; protein product: MATARYGSTTRWVYPILCFFITFLGGTIYSYSIIGYELQKQWGVSATEAGIPYFAYLCAYGYLMLLGGVLEKRFRSEKVPLFLGALFFGLGLIGASFIDKNVSLFSALFFVAGVGVALMDSMTLPIAASWVPDKPGLAIGIARAGFGIASLVAAPLFEYLFRVYGFSTGIRIVGIAFLVAALTLAYLTKMNPASREIQKQENLGESLRVVLSRGCFWIIWVLYFAGLFTPLAYVGYVKQIGVELASIDPQVMGYTIAIFSVFNGVGRVLYGKVIDLKGFLFAASINYASAILALTALWLYPSQVVFLLASPIIYLSLGGWLVIAPTEARRITSQERFSLSWPLLMTGYATAVFVGTLATGIIRDVVGGFQAVFPVFIAITVVIGLIPTYTIYRRACSMNRRMGSFNG
- a CDS encoding uroporphyrinogen decarboxylase family protein translates to MLSLKEQILEKVRKILGDHIPIGGGISPALYIHGTKEKVYEKVCKLLNDVKEPRVFMFMGTGAPIPYEARIENIKAAVDAVIKCGKYE
- a CDS encoding SAM-dependent chlorinase/fluorinase, whose amino-acid sequence is MRRPCGVIVLMTDFGYEDPYVAAMKGVALDICPHVRVVDITHSIPSFDIDHAALTLFMAYKYYPAGTIFVVVVDPGVGSPRRPLLIVTRNYYFIGPDNGVLVLAARDDGIEAVFALENDLYFRKPVSSSFHGRDIFTPVASWLACGTPPNSFGSPQPVDSLKEPGIAMKMKKIDERCLELEAIYIDKFGNVMLSAFFDDLSKALGLSLGDTVSIFIGNRRFEARVEKVFSVVKEGEIVLYKNSFHLAELAVNKGSAKNVLGIGKRDAIRICKTVA
- a CDS encoding nucleotidyltransferase domain-containing protein is translated as MNIFMDTSAKRAKLVSEWRLWASRIARVVKEVIPDAEVYVIGSVARGDNVGGSDVDILIVSEYAPKKPIEIAKLKAFIEEILNLPYYHPFEIHILGPEEAKRHIEKSGGYVLKIA